The proteins below come from a single Vitis vinifera cultivar Pinot Noir 40024 chromosome 9, ASM3070453v1 genomic window:
- the LOC104880341 gene encoding sister chromatid cohesion protein PDS5 homolog C-like: MQRHEASVKKKAESYLAKVEQQPCMSTKIALSSLMEALVADQILKHGNGDVKVSAVACISEITRITAPDAPYDDNQMTEIFQLTVASFENLSDMRSPCYSKAVSILKSVATYRWCLVMLDLECDRTIIDMFQLFLNVIRSDHPEEVFSAMETIMTLVMDESEYVSVELLSPILATNVSPICWRLGEKAITNCAAKLRPYLMEVVKCLGTRLSDYAPAVATICQNESNTRQYNLNVSGSRAHLVAKVFSEDVVCPREVGPSGEESLKSMICNDASQTKDTFIDYNSFDRLNQRSTRKKLLVETADKPVKITQKRSWKPYFLVNPEEGYDYCWIGRRKRANPRKIITEASSI, from the exons ATGCAACGACATGAAGCTAGTGTGAAAAAG AAGGCCGAGTCTTATTTGGCAAAGGTGGAACAACAACCATGTATGTCAACAAAGATTGCACTTTCAAGTCTCATGGAAGCATTGGTCGCAGATCAAATCTTGAAGCATGGAAATGGTGATGTCAAAGTGTCAGCTGTTGCCTGCATAAGTGAGATCACAAGGATAACGGCACCAGATGCTCCTTATGATGATAATCAAATGACG GAAATTTTCCAGCTGACTGTAGCATCATTTGAGAACTTGTCTGATATGAGGAGTCCTTGTTATTCCAAGGCCGTTTCAATTCTTAAGAGTGTTGCAACCTACAGATGGTGCCTGGTGATGCTGGACCTTGAATGTGACCGAACAATTATTGATATGTTCCAACTTTTTCTAAATGTCATTAG GTCTGACCACCCAGAAGAAGTATTTTCAGCCATGGAGACTATTATGACTCTGGTCATGGATGAAAGTGAATATGTTTCGGTTGAGCTTCTTAGTCCCATTCTAGCTACT AATGTGTCACCTATTTGTTGGAGGTTGGGAGAGAAAGCTATAACCAACTGTGCAGCCAAGCTTAGGCCATATCTCATGGAAGTGGTAAAATGCCTGGGAACTCGTTTGAGTGATTATGCTCCAGCTGTTGCTACCATTTGCCAAAATGAATCTAACACCCGACAATATAATCTCAATGTCAGTGGTTCAAGGGCACATTTG GTGGCTAAAGTGTTCTCAGAAGACGTTGTCTGTCCTAGAGAAGTTGGTCCATCTGGGGAAGAATCTTTGAAGTCAATGATCTGTAATGATGCTTCTCAGACGAAGGACACTTTTATAGACTACAATTCTTTTGATAGATTAAATCAACGTTCTACTAGGAAGAAACTTCTTGTAGAAACTGCTGACAAACCTGTCAAAATAACCCAGAAACGGAGTTGGAAACCTTATTTTTTGGTGAATCCAGAGGAAGGCTATGATTATTGTTGGATTGGGAGGAGGAAAAGGGCTAATCCAAGGAAAATAATTACAGAAGCATCATCAATTTGA